AATATAGGGAATTTTAAAACGGTGGGATTGCTCTGCCGCTTCTTTGGCAATTTTGAACCAACGTCCCAATCTTTTATCTTCTTTTTTTCCCTCTAATCGGACAATGGATCTTTCAGAAATGAAGGGAATAAAGGAATGAGCCCCTAATTCTGTCCCCTTTTGAACCACAAATTCCATTTTATCCCCTTTAGGCAAGCTCTGGGCAATGGTTACTTCCACCGGAAGCTCTGATGATTGCTTGATAGGATGTACAAGCCGACATTCTACTTGTTCCTTATGAATGTGTACAATTTGCGCTTGAAAACAATTTCCCACGCCATCACAAATTATCAGGGACTCACCGGGCTGGAATCTCATCACCCGAATGATATGGTGTGCATCTTCACCATCTATATTGACATGATTTCCCTTAAAGTGCTCCGGCTTTACAAAGTATCTTTGCATCATAAACTCCTACTTCGAGACTTTTTTCGCTATAATGGCTACCCAATCTTCATCTTTTAACGTTTCAATGACTTCCAAACCCACTTTTTCCAAAGAAGAGATCACTTCCTGGGCTCTATTGGAAATAATGCCTGAAGCAATAAAGATTCCTTCATCATTGAGGGTATACGAAACCTGATCAACAAGACGCAAAATCACTTCGGCCAAAATGTTGGCAACAATGATATCCGCCTTTTCACTGATGTAATCTAACAGATTGTTTTGTTTTACCTTCACAATGTGCTGTACCTGATTTAATTTTACATTTATTTTTGCACTTTCCACAGCCACTTCATCCAAATCTAATGCAAGCACGGAGGAAACCCCTAGCTTTGCTGCCGCAATGCTTAGAACACCAGTACCGCATCCTACATCAATCATGGACTCATTTCCACGTATCACCTTTTCCATCCCTCGGATACACAGAACGGTAGTGGGATGGGTTCCGGTACCAAAAGCCATTCCAGGATCCAGTTCAATAACAATTTCATCGCTGGAGAGAGGCTGATATTCTTCCCAAGTGGGTGTAATGGTAATTTTATTGCTTACTTGAACCGGCTTATAATATTTTTTCCATGCCGTTGCCCACTCATGCTCATGAACTTCCGACAGGGTGACCGTTCCTAAACCCAAATCAATATCATAGAGAAGCAACTGATTTAACCGGTCTTTAATTTCCTCAATTGTTTCCGCCAAAAAACTGGTAACGGGAAGGTATCCTTTGACAATCACGCCCTCTTCAGGAAAGTCCTCCGGTGATAGTTGGTATATTTCCCCAAATTTATCCTCCCACTCTCTTTGAAGTAGTTCAGGGTCTTCGATCACGACTCCACTGGCTCCGGCCTCATGGAGAATATTCGCCACAGGTTCAATGGCTTCCTGGGTCGTATGAATGCTAATTTCTGTCCATTTCATCTATTACCAACTCCTCACCAAGGGGATTGTTGTCCGATTATTCCCCGCGAAATGCCTTTTTCATCTTTTCAAAAAAGGAACTTTCTTCTTCCTGATAATGATCACCGCTTATTCCTGCAAATTCCCGCAATAATTCCTTCTGTTTTTCTGTCAGCTTGGTAGGTGTAACAATGACAACTTTTACGTGTTGATCTCCCTGCCCATATCCCCTTAAATGTGGAACACCCTTGCCCTTTAACCTGAAATAAGTTCCGGTTTGAGTTCCGGCAGGAACTTTTAGTTTCACTTTTCCATCAAGGGTAGGTACTTCAATTTCATCCCCTAAGGCTGCCTGAACAAAAGTGATGGGAACTTCACAGTATATATCATCCCCGTCTCTTTCAAAAAATTCATGGGGTTTTACGCGAATTAAGATGTATAAATCACCGGGAGGGCCTCCGTTAATGCCCGGTTCACCTTCTCCAGAAACCCGCAATCTTGCTCCGTCATCCACGCCTGCAGGAATCTTCACATGAATGGTACGCCGGTTTCGAACCTTCCCGGTTCCACGGCATTTGGAACATTTTTCCCTAATAATTTTACCTTGCCCTTGACATGCCCCACATACCCTGCGGTTTACAATGCGTCCAAATGGAGTGTTCTGAACGGTTTCCTGCTCTCCCGTACCGCGGCATACCGAGCAAGTTTCCGGTTTTGTCCCCTTTCTAGCACCAGTCCCGAAACAATGATCACATTCTTCCTCCTTGGGAAGTTCTACGTCTGTTTCCTTTCCAAAAACCGCCTCTTTAAATGAAATGGTGATCGAATACTGAAGATCAGCCCCCTGTCTTGGTGCATTGGGATTTCTACGGGTTCCTCCACCAAAAAACATATCGAAGATATCACCAAATCCGCCAAAATCCTGACCAAACCCTCCTTGGCCAAATCCACCAAAGCCCTGGGAGGGATCCGCATGGCCAAATCGGTCATAATTGGCTCTCTTCCCCGCATCACTTAATACGTCATAGGCTTCCTTGATCTCTTTAAACTTTTCTTCAGCATCGGGAGCCTTATTCACATCGGGGTGATACTGTCTGGCCAGTTTTCGATAGGCTTTCTTTATCTCATCTGCTGAGGCATCTTTACCTACACCCAGTACCTCATAATAGTCTCGTTTTGCCAAAATAAATCACTCCTACAGCAAGAAATGTATGAAAAGAAGTCAAAGCCAACAAT
This genomic interval from Microaerobacter geothermalis contains the following:
- the dnaJ gene encoding molecular chaperone DnaJ codes for the protein MLAKRDYYEVLGVGKDASADEIKKAYRKLARQYHPDVNKAPDAEEKFKEIKEAYDVLSDAGKRANYDRFGHADPSQGFGGFGQGGFGQDFGGFGDIFDMFFGGGTRRNPNAPRQGADLQYSITISFKEAVFGKETDVELPKEEECDHCFGTGARKGTKPETCSVCRGTGEQETVQNTPFGRIVNRRVCGACQGQGKIIREKCSKCRGTGKVRNRRTIHVKIPAGVDDGARLRVSGEGEPGINGGPPGDLYILIRVKPHEFFERDGDDIYCEVPITFVQAALGDEIEVPTLDGKVKLKVPAGTQTGTYFRLKGKGVPHLRGYGQGDQHVKVVIVTPTKLTEKQKELLREFAGISGDHYQEEESSFFEKMKKAFRGE
- a CDS encoding 16S rRNA (uracil(1498)-N(3))-methyltransferase: MQRYFVKPEHFKGNHVNIDGEDAHHIIRVMRFQPGESLIICDGVGNCFQAQIVHIHKEQVECRLVHPIKQSSELPVEVTIAQSLPKGDKMEFVVQKGTELGAHSFIPFISERSIVRLEGKKEDKRLGRWFKIAKEAAEQSHRFKIPYIYPVCNWKELLVRGKEYDSVFLAYERSNQISLYERFQKISVGSKVLIIIGPEGGFTESEVSQAEKEGCHTISLGPRILRTETAGLYVMSAISYHFEQMGNLKLR
- the prmA gene encoding 50S ribosomal protein L11 methyltransferase, whose protein sequence is MKWTEISIHTTQEAIEPVANILHEAGASGVVIEDPELLQREWEDKFGEIYQLSPEDFPEEGVIVKGYLPVTSFLAETIEEIKDRLNQLLLYDIDLGLGTVTLSEVHEHEWATAWKKYYKPVQVSNKITITPTWEEYQPLSSDEIVIELDPGMAFGTGTHPTTVLCIRGMEKVIRGNESMIDVGCGTGVLSIAAAKLGVSSVLALDLDEVAVESAKINVKLNQVQHIVKVKQNNLLDYISEKADIIVANILAEVILRLVDQVSYTLNDEGIFIASGIISNRAQEVISSLEKVGLEVIETLKDEDWVAIIAKKVSK